One region of Cobetia sp. cqz5-12 genomic DNA includes:
- a CDS encoding hemerythrin domain-containing protein, which yields MTIFEALRETHDEQRRLLDMLLKTEGDSEPRDDLFKRLKESLTNHAGAEERALYIPMMEHDMTQEKARHSVAEHHEIDELVEKLETTDYSSPGWLAAAKQLEHLVTHHLDEEEQEVFQLAGRVFDDATKQQLADEYLKDMKAREAA from the coding sequence ATGACCATCTTTGAAGCCCTGCGTGAGACCCACGACGAACAACGCCGCCTGCTGGACATGCTGCTCAAGACCGAAGGTGACAGCGAACCGCGCGATGACCTGTTCAAGCGCCTCAAGGAATCGCTCACCAACCATGCGGGAGCTGAGGAGCGTGCGCTCTACATCCCGATGATGGAACACGACATGACGCAGGAAAAGGCGCGTCACAGCGTGGCCGAGCACCATGAAATCGATGAGCTGGTCGAGAAACTCGAGACGACGGACTACAGCTCACCCGGCTGGCTGGCCGCCGCCAAGCAGCTCGAGCATCTGGTGACTCACCATCTGGACGAGGAAGAGCAAGAAGTCTTCCAGCTGGCCGGTCGCGTCTTCGACGACGCCACCAAGCAGCAACTCGCCGATGAGTACCTGAAGGACATGAAGGCGCGCGAAGCGGCCTGA
- a CDS encoding SDR family oxidoreductase: protein MTQQQPPQHQNHQPGDEHRMDPKPEYIRESYRGSGKLTGKVAVITGGDSGIGRAAAVHFAREGADCMITHVGSEEKDAEETIRLIEAEGQKASRIAGDIGDPAFCRKVIEGTLEEFGKLNILVNNAAEQYDWNDVTEIDDEQLERTFKTNLFSHFYLIKAAVPHLSKGDSIIATSSVNAFKGNDSLIDYSATKGAIQGLVRSLSGTLMDRGIRVNAVAPGPVWTPLIPASFDDDKVAEFGKQVPMERPGQPSEMGPAYVYLASEDSSYMTGQTIHLNGGVVLNT, encoded by the coding sequence ATGACTCAGCAACAGCCCCCACAGCATCAGAACCATCAACCAGGCGATGAACATCGCATGGACCCCAAGCCCGAATACATCCGCGAGAGCTATCGCGGCAGTGGCAAGCTCACGGGCAAGGTGGCAGTCATCACCGGAGGCGACAGCGGCATCGGGCGCGCCGCCGCCGTCCACTTCGCGCGCGAAGGGGCCGACTGCATGATCACCCACGTCGGCAGCGAGGAAAAGGACGCTGAGGAAACCATCCGACTGATCGAGGCCGAAGGTCAGAAGGCCAGCCGCATCGCCGGTGACATCGGTGACCCGGCCTTCTGCCGCAAGGTGATAGAAGGCACGCTGGAGGAATTCGGCAAGCTCAACATCCTGGTCAACAACGCCGCCGAGCAGTACGACTGGAATGACGTGACCGAGATAGATGACGAGCAGCTCGAACGCACCTTCAAGACCAATCTCTTCAGTCACTTCTATCTGATCAAGGCCGCCGTCCCGCATCTTTCCAAGGGCGACTCCATCATCGCCACCTCCTCGGTCAACGCCTTCAAGGGCAATGACAGCCTGATCGATTACAGCGCCACCAAGGGCGCCATCCAGGGGCTGGTGCGCTCGCTGTCCGGCACGCTGATGGACCGTGGCATCCGCGTCAATGCCGTGGCCCCCGGCCCGGTCTGGACACCGTTGATCCCCGCCAGCTTCGATGACGACAAGGTCGCCGAATTCGGCAAGCAGGTGCCGATGGAGCGTCCCGGCCAGCCAAGCGAGATGGGCCCGGCCTACGTCTATCTGGCCAGCGAAGACTCAAGCTATATGACAGGCCAGACGATTCACCTCAATGGTGGCGTCGTGCTCAACACCTGA
- a CDS encoding patatin-like phospholipase family protein — protein MSKLILSLDGGGIRGAATARFLMHIDATLKRDHQTTLRDCVDFYAGTSTGSLIALALATTDMSLEDINGLYSATNARKIFVDNRGWFELDGINAPRYEARGKSAMLKKHLGQAKLRDVPDGKQVLVVTYGIERRRPHVLKSSKREHHKLLAWQVADASSAAPTYFPTRDMKLGTDNEQTWLIDGGVIANNPTMCAIAEACRLWPHDTRRVLSIGTGTRTRKINGPDSQHWGAVQWMLEGSLIDVLSDEKVVGYQAITISPPGSYIRVNAEMRPQPGLPKAPDDAMDDISVTNIQRLKGMGDFWFAQYGDAAVALIMDYYRGPSLDRIDPATGKPEAYEPH, from the coding sequence ATGTCCAAGTTGATTCTCTCGCTGGATGGTGGCGGCATACGTGGCGCAGCCACCGCCCGGTTTCTGATGCATATCGATGCGACACTCAAGCGCGACCACCAGACCACACTGCGCGACTGCGTCGATTTCTACGCAGGCACCTCTACCGGCAGCCTGATCGCGCTGGCGCTGGCTACCACCGACATGAGCCTCGAGGACATCAACGGGCTCTACAGCGCAACCAATGCCAGGAAGATCTTCGTCGACAACCGCGGCTGGTTCGAACTCGATGGCATCAATGCGCCCAGGTACGAGGCCCGGGGCAAGAGCGCGATGCTCAAGAAGCATCTCGGCCAGGCCAAGCTCCGGGATGTCCCTGACGGCAAGCAGGTCCTCGTCGTCACCTACGGGATCGAGAGACGCCGCCCGCATGTGCTGAAGTCCAGCAAGCGCGAGCATCACAAGTTGCTGGCCTGGCAGGTGGCGGATGCCTCGAGCGCCGCGCCCACCTACTTCCCGACCCGCGACATGAAACTCGGGACGGACAATGAGCAGACCTGGCTGATCGATGGCGGCGTGATCGCCAACAACCCGACCATGTGCGCCATCGCCGAAGCCTGTCGACTGTGGCCACATGACACCCGGCGCGTGCTGTCGATCGGTACCGGGACGCGCACGCGCAAGATCAACGGCCCGGATTCCCAGCATTGGGGCGCGGTGCAGTGGATGCTGGAAGGCAGTCTGATCGACGTGCTCTCCGACGAGAAGGTCGTCGGCTATCAGGCCATCACCATCTCTCCGCCGGGCAGCTACATCCGCGTCAACGCCGAGATGCGCCCGCAACCGGGATTGCCCAAGGCGCCTGATGATGCGATGGACGACATCAGCGTCACCAATATCCAGCGCCTCAAGGGCATGGGCGACTTCTGGTTCGCGCAGTACGGCGATGCAGCGGTGGCGCTGATCATGGATTACTATCGTGGCCCGTCGCTGGACCGCATCGACCCCGCGACCGGCAAGCCCGAGGCCTATGAGCCTCACTGA
- a CDS encoding aminotransferase-like domain-containing protein: MELATLEPLIECYRRQSETLGKQVRLEQALLEMIREQWSVGARLPAHRKLCEALGVARNTLSLAIKSLIEEGYLHTGQGQGTWTRRPHATRPGNASPEAPAPLPLSTRARRVLGGQGASLIQSGAFVPGIPDIARFPMRKWRQLYASVTVPHNALLLSYSSGGYGPLKREIRDFLRRWRNIDCDTQQIIITEGTHHGIELCALALADAGQRVVMESPCYWGARNVFLAAGLETQLIPWRPRDDTADAPGHEIALLARRPVQIAYFTGSHHYPLSVPTSRRDKLALCEACQPAYILEDDYEFSGDDHDQLLFDPDADNRLLVGSFSKLMFPGLRLGYLVVPRALAGPMNRLRSEVFREGRMLDQAVLAQFIADGDLDAWYQRIQRDYLGRQQVVHDQLCQVKGVISVSPPSRGISLCVQFAPEIDDKRVAQLMVKEHLIVRPLSMVCSSEDSRRGLVLGVGMLAGESLVSEVARLRRTLESILTMRDIR, encoded by the coding sequence ATGGAACTGGCCACGCTTGAGCCGCTGATCGAATGTTATCGCCGCCAGTCAGAGACGCTGGGCAAGCAGGTGCGGCTGGAGCAGGCATTGCTGGAGATGATCCGCGAACAGTGGTCCGTCGGTGCTCGGCTGCCTGCGCACCGCAAGCTGTGCGAGGCGCTGGGCGTGGCACGCAACACGTTGTCATTGGCCATCAAGTCGCTGATCGAGGAAGGCTATCTGCACACCGGGCAGGGTCAGGGCACTTGGACGCGCCGCCCGCATGCCACCAGACCCGGGAATGCCTCGCCCGAGGCACCTGCGCCACTGCCGCTCTCCACTCGCGCACGCCGGGTACTGGGTGGGCAGGGTGCCAGCCTGATCCAGAGTGGCGCCTTCGTGCCGGGTATTCCGGATATCGCGCGCTTTCCGATGCGCAAGTGGCGTCAGCTGTATGCCAGTGTGACGGTGCCCCACAACGCGCTGCTGCTGTCGTATTCGAGCGGTGGCTATGGCCCGCTCAAGCGGGAGATTCGGGATTTTCTGCGCCGCTGGCGCAATATCGATTGCGATACCCAGCAGATCATCATCACCGAGGGCACCCACCACGGCATCGAGCTGTGCGCGCTGGCGCTGGCGGACGCCGGCCAGCGGGTGGTGATGGAGTCGCCCTGCTACTGGGGGGCACGCAATGTCTTTCTGGCCGCCGGACTCGAGACCCAGCTGATTCCCTGGCGGCCCCGGGATGACACCGCCGATGCCCCGGGCCACGAGATCGCCCTGCTGGCGCGTCGTCCGGTGCAGATCGCCTATTTCACCGGCTCGCATCACTATCCCTTGAGTGTCCCTACCTCACGGCGTGACAAGCTGGCGCTCTGCGAGGCCTGTCAGCCCGCCTATATCCTCGAGGATGACTACGAGTTCAGTGGCGATGACCATGATCAGCTGCTGTTTGACCCGGACGCCGACAATCGCCTGCTGGTCGGCTCGTTCTCCAAGCTGATGTTTCCTGGCCTGCGGCTGGGCTATCTGGTGGTGCCGCGTGCGCTGGCCGGGCCGATGAATCGGCTGCGCAGCGAGGTGTTTCGCGAGGGGCGCATGCTGGATCAGGCGGTGCTGGCGCAGTTCATCGCCGATGGGGATCTCGATGCCTGGTATCAGCGCATTCAGCGCGATTATCTCGGCCGACAGCAGGTGGTGCATGACCAGCTGTGTCAGGTGAAGGGCGTGATCAGCGTCTCGCCGCCCTCGCGCGGCATCAGCCTGTGCGTGCAGTTCGCTCCCGAGATCGATGACAAGCGTGTCGCGCAACTGATGGTCAAGGAGCATCTGATCGTGCGGCCACTGAGCATGGTCTGCAGCAGCGAGGACTCGCGGCGCGGGCTGGTGCTGGGGGTCGGCATGCTGGCGGGCGAGAGTCTGGTCAGTGAGGTGGCCCGGCTCAGACGCACGCTGGAGAGCATATTGACCATGCGCGACATCCGGTAG
- a CDS encoding APC family permease, protein MTQTTPPAEQLVRVLARGDVLALAFGAMVGWGWIVLTGGMIQNAGSIGAIIAFIIGGIAVVLIGLTYAELAAAMPKVGGEHVYSYRAMGHFSSFLCTWTIILGYLSVVSFEAVALPTVIENLAPGYAVGHMWTIAGWDVKATWVAVGVGGSLAMMAINYVGITTAALLQKVVTGVILIAGVLFVTGALFEGDVANMTPLFTQSEGGVTAGIIAVLVLVPFLFVGFDVIPQAAEEINLPYNAIGKVLMMSVVLAVVWYALIILATSLALDHDALVASSLSVPDAMQALFNTPWASKLMILAGIAGIITSWNAFYIGGSRAIYALAHAGMLPAALGKLHPKHKTPTNAVLLIGLLSCIAPFFGRPALVWIVDAGGLGIVIAYLFVAISFLILRIREPDMPRPFRVRHGKLCGVLAILLSFAMACLYLPGSPSALTGTEWMIFGAWMALGLVMYAIALKQFGREYSDRIMAPAFTAH, encoded by the coding sequence ATGACCCAAACAACTCCCCCTGCAGAACAACTTGTCAGAGTCCTCGCCCGCGGCGACGTTCTGGCCCTCGCCTTCGGTGCCATGGTCGGCTGGGGCTGGATCGTCCTGACCGGCGGCATGATCCAGAATGCCGGCAGCATCGGTGCCATCATCGCCTTCATCATCGGCGGCATCGCCGTCGTGCTGATCGGCCTGACCTATGCCGAACTGGCCGCCGCCATGCCCAAGGTGGGTGGCGAACACGTCTACAGCTACCGGGCCATGGGGCATTTCTCGTCCTTCCTGTGCACCTGGACCATCATTCTCGGCTACCTGAGCGTGGTGTCCTTCGAGGCGGTGGCATTGCCCACGGTCATCGAGAACCTCGCGCCCGGCTATGCCGTCGGCCACATGTGGACCATCGCCGGCTGGGACGTCAAGGCCACCTGGGTCGCCGTCGGTGTCGGCGGGTCTCTGGCGATGATGGCCATCAACTACGTCGGCATCACCACGGCTGCGCTGCTGCAGAAGGTCGTGACCGGGGTGATCCTGATCGCCGGTGTCCTCTTCGTGACCGGCGCCCTGTTCGAGGGGGACGTCGCCAACATGACGCCGCTGTTCACCCAGTCTGAGGGTGGCGTGACGGCTGGCATCATCGCGGTACTGGTGCTGGTGCCCTTCCTGTTCGTGGGCTTCGATGTCATCCCCCAGGCCGCCGAGGAGATCAATCTGCCCTACAACGCCATCGGCAAGGTGCTGATGATGTCCGTGGTACTGGCAGTGGTGTGGTATGCGCTGATCATCCTGGCCACCAGCCTGGCATTGGATCACGACGCGCTCGTCGCCAGCTCCCTGAGCGTGCCGGACGCCATGCAGGCGCTGTTCAACACGCCCTGGGCCAGCAAGCTGATGATCCTTGCCGGTATCGCCGGCATCATCACCAGCTGGAACGCCTTCTACATCGGTGGCTCACGCGCCATCTACGCCCTGGCGCATGCCGGCATGCTGCCGGCCGCCCTCGGCAAGCTGCACCCGAAACACAAGACACCGACCAACGCCGTACTGCTGATCGGCCTGCTGTCCTGCATCGCGCCCTTCTTCGGTCGTCCGGCACTGGTGTGGATCGTCGATGCCGGCGGGCTGGGTATCGTCATCGCCTACCTGTTCGTGGCGATCTCGTTCCTGATCCTGCGCATCCGCGAGCCGGACATGCCGCGCCCGTTCCGCGTACGTCACGGCAAGCTGTGCGGTGTGCTGGCCATCCTGCTGTCCTTCGCCATGGCCTGTCTGTACCTGCCGGGCAGCCCTTCCGCACTGACCGGCACCGAGTGGATGATCTTCGGCGCCTGGATGGCACTGGGCCTGGTGATGTACGCCATCGCCCTCAAGCAATTCGGCCGTGAATACAGCGACCGCATCATGGCACCGGCCTTCACCGCTCACTGA
- a CDS encoding NAD-dependent succinate-semialdehyde dehydrogenase has protein sequence MSRIALPTSDFLKRYVNSENSRDVFVPALIGSERRETGTTFNVTNPATGEQLARVAEVSAEDTRDAVAAAEIAGNAWKKVPVKERSALLRRWFDLVLEHREDLAQLMTLEQGKPLAESRGEVTYGASFIEFFAEEAKRMAGETLPSHGADKRLMVLREPIGVVAAITPWNFPLAMITRKCAPAIAAGCAVVIKPAEATPLTALALADLALEAGLPAGLISVVTAMKPIAIGEVLTTDPRIRKVSFTGSTPVGKTLMAQCASTVKKTAMELGGNAPFIVFDDADVDAAVDGAIASKFRNAGQTCVCTNRFLVQDGVYDAFVEKLAARVAAMQVGDGLVDGNTIGPLINGAAVSKVQSHVDDAIGKGARLVTGGKPHALGHSFFEPTVLADVTTEMVVADEETFGPLAPVFRFHKDEEAIAMANDTPFGLAAYFYATDYRRIWHTLEALEYGMVGVNEGLISTELAPFGGIKESGLGREGSHHGLEEFTELKYVCIGGL, from the coding sequence ATGTCCCGTATTGCCCTCCCGACCAGCGACTTCCTGAAGCGCTACGTCAACTCGGAGAACAGCCGCGACGTCTTTGTCCCTGCCTTGATCGGCAGCGAGCGCCGCGAGACCGGTACCACCTTCAACGTGACCAATCCGGCGACTGGCGAGCAACTGGCCCGTGTCGCGGAAGTCAGCGCCGAGGATACCCGTGACGCCGTCGCCGCCGCCGAGATCGCCGGCAACGCCTGGAAGAAGGTGCCGGTGAAGGAGCGCTCCGCCCTTTTGCGTCGCTGGTTCGACCTGGTGCTTGAGCATCGGGAAGACCTCGCCCAGCTGATGACCCTGGAACAGGGCAAGCCGCTGGCGGAATCGCGTGGCGAGGTGACCTACGGTGCCTCCTTCATCGAGTTCTTCGCCGAAGAAGCCAAGCGCATGGCCGGTGAGACCCTGCCGTCCCACGGTGCCGACAAGCGCCTGATGGTGCTGCGCGAGCCCATCGGTGTGGTGGCAGCCATCACGCCGTGGAACTTCCCGCTGGCGATGATCACCCGCAAGTGCGCGCCGGCGATCGCCGCAGGCTGTGCCGTGGTCATCAAGCCGGCCGAAGCCACCCCGCTCACCGCGCTGGCACTGGCGGATCTGGCGCTGGAAGCCGGCCTGCCGGCAGGTCTGATCAGTGTCGTCACCGCCATGAAGCCGATCGCCATCGGCGAGGTGCTGACCACCGACCCGCGCATCCGCAAGGTCTCCTTCACCGGCTCCACCCCGGTGGGCAAGACGCTGATGGCGCAGTGTGCTTCCACCGTCAAGAAGACCGCCATGGAGCTGGGCGGCAACGCGCCGTTCATCGTCTTCGATGACGCCGATGTCGATGCCGCCGTCGATGGTGCCATCGCCTCCAAGTTCCGCAATGCGGGTCAGACCTGCGTGTGCACCAACCGCTTCCTCGTCCAGGACGGCGTCTACGATGCCTTCGTCGAGAAGCTCGCGGCGCGGGTCGCCGCCATGCAGGTCGGCGATGGGCTGGTCGATGGCAACACCATCGGTCCGCTGATCAACGGCGCTGCCGTCAGCAAGGTGCAGAGCCACGTCGATGATGCCATCGGCAAGGGCGCACGCCTGGTCACCGGTGGCAAGCCACACGCCCTGGGCCACAGCTTCTTCGAGCCCACCGTGCTGGCCGATGTCACCACCGAGATGGTGGTGGCGGATGAGGAGACCTTCGGCCCGCTGGCGCCGGTGTTCCGTTTCCACAAGGATGAAGAGGCCATCGCGATGGCCAATGACACGCCCTTCGGCCTGGCCGCCTACTTCTACGCCACCGACTACCGCCGCATCTGGCACACGCTGGAAGCGCTGGAATACGGCATGGTCGGGGTCAATGAGGGCCTGATCTCTACCGAGCTGGCGCCCTTCGGCGGCATCAAGGAGTCCGGTCTGGGTCGTGAAGGCTCTCATCACGGTCTGGAAGAGTTCACCGAGCTGAAGTACGTCTGCATCGGCGGCCTCTGA
- the gabT gene encoding 4-aminobutyrate--2-oxoglutarate transaminase gives MSHSQLSNEQLDVLKHKYVAKGAVTATPQFADTALNAEIWDADGNRWIDFAGGIGVLNLGHRHPKVVAAVKAQLDKVMHTAAGVISYAPYVQLSQKLAELTPVRGPERKTLLVNSGAEAVENAIKIARAATGRSGVITFDGAFHGRTMMTLAMTGKVLPYKNDFGPMPGDIFRAPYPNPIHGISEEQSLNAIRTLFKTDIAPHRTAAIVIEPVQGEGGFYIASPSFLTALRELCDEHGILLIADEVQSGFARTGKLFSMEHSGVEADIMTMAKSLANGMPLSAVVGTAEVMDASGPGSLGGTYSGNPLSCAAALAVIDVIREENILERSTQMGEQLAARFAQWEERFAHVAHSRNQGSMAAFELVDADGKPDPAATAAVCAKAKELGLILLSCGFYSNSIRVLVPLTVEPEVLEEGLDIVEKALESLV, from the coding sequence ATGAGCCACTCCCAGCTGAGCAACGAACAACTCGACGTCCTCAAGCACAAGTACGTCGCCAAGGGTGCCGTCACCGCCACGCCACAGTTCGCCGACACCGCGCTGAATGCGGAAATATGGGATGCGGACGGCAACCGCTGGATCGACTTCGCCGGCGGCATCGGCGTGCTCAACCTGGGTCACCGTCACCCGAAGGTCGTCGCCGCCGTCAAGGCACAGCTCGACAAGGTCATGCACACTGCCGCAGGCGTCATCTCCTACGCGCCGTACGTGCAACTGAGCCAGAAGCTGGCCGAGCTGACGCCGGTGCGCGGCCCGGAACGCAAGACTTTGCTGGTCAATTCCGGCGCGGAAGCGGTCGAGAACGCCATCAAGATCGCACGTGCCGCCACCGGCCGCAGCGGTGTCATCACCTTCGACGGCGCCTTCCACGGCCGCACCATGATGACCCTGGCGATGACCGGCAAGGTGCTGCCGTACAAGAACGACTTCGGCCCGATGCCGGGTGACATCTTCCGTGCGCCCTACCCGAACCCGATTCACGGCATCAGCGAAGAGCAGTCCCTGAACGCCATCCGCACCCTGTTCAAGACTGACATCGCACCGCACCGCACCGCCGCCATCGTCATCGAGCCGGTGCAGGGCGAAGGCGGCTTCTACATCGCCTCACCGAGCTTCCTCACCGCGCTGCGTGAGCTGTGTGACGAGCACGGCATCCTGCTGATCGCCGATGAAGTGCAGTCCGGCTTCGCGCGTACCGGCAAGCTGTTCTCGATGGAGCACAGCGGCGTCGAAGCCGACATCATGACCATGGCCAAGAGTCTGGCCAACGGCATGCCGCTGTCGGCCGTCGTCGGTACCGCCGAGGTGATGGATGCCTCCGGCCCGGGATCGCTGGGCGGCACCTACAGCGGCAACCCGCTGTCCTGCGCCGCGGCCCTGGCCGTCATCGACGTCATCCGCGAAGAGAACATCCTGGAGCGCAGCACCCAGATGGGCGAGCAACTGGCCGCGCGTTTCGCCCAGTGGGAAGAACGCTTCGCGCATGTCGCGCACTCTCGCAACCAGGGCTCCATGGCGGCCTTCGAGCTGGTGGACGCCGATGGCAAGCCGGACCCCGCCGCGACGGCGGCCGTGTGTGCCAAGGCCAAGGAGCTGGGGCTGATCCTGCTGTCCTGTGGTTTCTACTCCAACTCCATTCGCGTGCTGGTGCCGCTGACGGTCGAGCCGGAAGTGCTGGAAGAAGGTCTCGACATCGTCGAGAAGGCGCTGGAAAGCCTCGTCTGA
- a CDS encoding amino acid permease — translation MTDSNAHDFKRSMQQRHLVMLSLGGVIGTGLFLSSGYTIQQAGPAGAVLAYLIGGLVVYLVMMCLGELAVHHPEPGAFSAHATRYLGPATGYTVAWLYWLTWAVALGSEFTASAVFMGRWFPDVEPWIWCGIFSLIVFGMNIVSARFFAESEFWLSLIKVAAVIVFIAVGAAAMFGFTSLSGNTEAPGVTRILQEGVFDHGVMPILMTLLAVSFAFSGTELIGIAAGESENPEKNVPLAIRATLWRLIIFFIGTIIVIAALLPQDSAGLKESPFVAVFQLTGIPYAADIMNFVIITALLSAANSGLYAASRMLWTLADQKTLPRVFSRVNQRGIPVPALLITMLGGLLSLLSSVYAEDTLYLALVSISGLAVVLVWMAIAASQFSFRRQWLKAGHSARELTYRAPLYPIVPIAAFLFCALACIGIAFDPNQRIALYFGVPFVALCYLVHFLTHRSSTDAANSPTPPPQEALDAR, via the coding sequence ATGACTGACAGCAACGCCCACGACTTCAAACGCAGCATGCAGCAGCGCCACCTGGTGATGTTGTCCCTCGGCGGTGTCATCGGCACCGGCCTGTTTCTCAGCTCCGGCTATACCATTCAACAGGCCGGTCCGGCGGGGGCGGTACTCGCCTATCTGATCGGCGGCCTGGTGGTCTATCTGGTAATGATGTGTCTCGGCGAGCTGGCCGTGCACCACCCGGAACCCGGCGCCTTCAGTGCCCACGCCACCCGCTATCTGGGCCCGGCCACCGGCTACACCGTCGCCTGGCTCTACTGGCTGACCTGGGCCGTGGCGTTGGGCTCGGAATTCACCGCCTCTGCCGTGTTCATGGGGCGCTGGTTCCCCGATGTCGAACCCTGGATCTGGTGCGGCATCTTCTCACTGATCGTGTTCGGCATGAACATCGTCTCGGCGCGCTTCTTTGCCGAATCCGAATTCTGGCTGTCGTTGATCAAGGTCGCCGCGGTGATCGTGTTCATCGCCGTGGGCGCCGCCGCCATGTTCGGCTTCACGTCATTGTCGGGCAATACCGAGGCGCCGGGCGTCACGCGCATCCTCCAGGAGGGGGTGTTCGATCACGGCGTGATGCCGATCCTGATGACACTGCTGGCCGTCAGCTTCGCCTTCTCCGGCACCGAGCTGATCGGCATCGCCGCCGGCGAAAGCGAGAATCCCGAGAAGAACGTGCCCCTGGCGATCCGCGCCACCCTGTGGCGGCTGATCATCTTCTTCATCGGCACCATCATCGTCATCGCCGCCCTGTTGCCTCAGGACAGCGCCGGTCTCAAGGAAAGCCCCTTCGTGGCGGTCTTCCAGCTCACCGGCATCCCCTACGCGGCGGACATCATGAACTTCGTGATCATCACCGCACTGCTGTCGGCGGCCAATTCCGGTCTCTACGCCGCCTCGCGCATGCTGTGGACCCTGGCGGACCAGAAGACGCTGCCGCGCGTATTCAGCCGCGTCAATCAGCGTGGCATTCCGGTACCCGCGCTGCTGATCACCATGCTCGGCGGCCTGCTGTCGCTGCTCTCGAGCGTGTATGCCGAAGACACCCTGTATCTGGCGCTGGTGTCGATTTCCGGGCTTGCCGTGGTGCTGGTGTGGATGGCGATCGCCGCCAGCCAGTTCAGCTTCCGCCGTCAGTGGCTGAAGGCCGGCCACAGCGCCCGCGAGCTGACCTACCGCGCACCGCTGTACCCCATCGTGCCGATTGCCGCCTTCCTGTTCTGCGCACTGGCCTGCATCGGCATCGCCTTTGACCCCAACCAGCGCATCGCGCTCTACTTCGGCGTGCCCTTCGTGGCGCTGTGCTATCTGGTCCACTTTCTGACCCATCGCTCGTCTACCGACGCCGCCAATTCCCCGACTCCGCCCCCGCAGGAGGCCCTCGATGCCCGCTGA
- the mmuM gene encoding homocysteine S-methyltransferase gives MPADATRNPLSAITAQQPFLIVDGALATELERAGFDLNDSLWSARVLADEPQAIVDVHRAYFEAGADVATTASYQATLEGLMARSLSETQASALIQRSVTLAAQARSEYLAAHPERLDCPPLVAASVGPYGAYLADGSEYRGGYALDRAGLRDFHRARLATLLDAKPDILAVETLPCAEEAQAVCDLLRDDFPTARAWIAFSARNATELSDGTPIREAVRAIADCEQVVAIGVNCTALEHIESLVREIRGETDKDIVIYPNSGEVYDPVTKTWSAACAVSVDSDGDGSDHDHDHGYEHDHDLAGWTPRWLAAGATAIGGCCRTGPDDIRALADLRKALS, from the coding sequence ATGCCCGCTGATGCCACCCGCAATCCGCTGAGCGCCATCACCGCCCAGCAGCCCTTCCTGATCGTCGATGGCGCCCTGGCCACCGAGCTTGAGCGTGCCGGATTCGATCTCAACGACTCGCTGTGGTCGGCTCGGGTGCTGGCCGATGAGCCGCAGGCGATCGTCGATGTGCACCGCGCCTACTTCGAGGCCGGTGCCGATGTCGCCACCACCGCCAGCTATCAGGCCACGCTCGAGGGCCTGATGGCGCGCAGCCTGAGCGAGACCCAGGCCAGCGCGCTGATCCAGCGCTCTGTCACCCTGGCCGCCCAGGCCCGCAGCGAGTACCTGGCAGCGCACCCGGAGCGTCTGGACTGCCCGCCGCTGGTCGCGGCCTCGGTCGGCCCCTATGGCGCATATCTCGCCGATGGCAGCGAATACCGTGGTGGCTACGCGCTGGACCGCGCCGGCCTGCGCGACTTCCACCGTGCCCGCCTCGCCACGCTGCTCGATGCCAAACCCGACATTCTCGCCGTCGAGACGCTGCCGTGTGCCGAGGAAGCCCAGGCCGTGTGTGACCTGCTGCGCGATGACTTCCCCACGGCGCGTGCCTGGATCGCCTTCAGCGCGCGCAACGCCACCGAATTGAGCGACGGCACGCCGATCCGAGAGGCCGTGCGCGCCATCGCCGACTGCGAGCAGGTGGTCGCCATCGGCGTCAACTGCACCGCGCTTGAGCACATCGAATCGCTGGTGCGCGAGATTCGTGGCGAGACGGACAAGGACATCGTCATCTACCCGAACTCCGGTGAGGTCTATGACCCGGTCACCAAGACCTGGTCCGCCGCCTGCGCCGTCTCGGTAGATTCTGATGGCGACGGCTCTGACCACGACCATGACCACGGCTATGAACACGATCATGACCTCGCCGGCTGGACACCGCGCTGGCTGGCCGCTGGTGCCACGGCCATCGGTGGCTGCTGCCGCACCGGCCCGGACGACATCCGCGCGCTGGCGGATCTGCGCAAGGCGCTGAGCTGA